From a region of the Trichocoleus sp. genome:
- the purD gene encoding phosphoribosylamine--glycine ligase yields the protein MKVLVIGSGGREHALAWKLLQSERVQEVFCIPGNGGTAKLERCRNWALAAHDVEGIARVALVNNIALVVIGPEVPLADGMADYLQKQGLTVFGPTQAGAQIEASKSWAKALMQAAKIPTAKAAVFTDSDAAVAYIKEQGAPIVVKADGLAAGKGVTVAQTVEEAVAAVESAFSGQFGTAGQRLVIEEFLSGQEVSVLAVTDGITIHPLLPAQDHKRIGDGDTGPNTGGMGAYAPAPIATPALMERIQQEILEPTIAALRQQGIDYRGILYAGLIITPAGDPKVIEFNCRFGDPETQAVLPLLETPLETLLLACAQQRLAQMLPLQWKPGASACVVIAAEGYPETYKKGIAIQGIEQAEATGAIVFHAGTRLKQQLVTDGGRVLGVTATGASFAEAVSRAYDAVNCIQFEGMYYRRDIAHRVLNASAETPVNL from the coding sequence GTGAAAGTCTTGGTTATTGGCAGTGGCGGGCGAGAACATGCCCTAGCTTGGAAACTGCTGCAATCGGAGCGGGTGCAGGAAGTTTTTTGCATCCCCGGAAACGGTGGGACTGCAAAGCTGGAGCGGTGTCGGAATTGGGCATTGGCAGCGCATGATGTTGAGGGTATTGCACGAGTGGCGCTGGTGAACAACATTGCCCTTGTTGTAATTGGTCCAGAGGTGCCTTTGGCTGATGGCATGGCAGACTACCTCCAAAAGCAGGGCTTAACGGTGTTTGGTCCCACTCAGGCAGGGGCTCAAATCGAAGCAAGCAAGTCTTGGGCGAAGGCGTTGATGCAAGCAGCAAAAATTCCGACTGCGAAAGCGGCTGTTTTTACTGATTCTGATGCGGCTGTTGCTTACATTAAAGAGCAGGGTGCACCGATCGTCGTTAAAGCAGATGGTTTGGCTGCTGGTAAGGGTGTAACGGTGGCTCAGACGGTTGAAGAAGCAGTCGCTGCAGTCGAATCTGCATTCAGTGGACAGTTTGGTACAGCTGGACAACGTCTGGTAATTGAGGAATTCCTGTCAGGGCAAGAAGTTTCGGTTTTGGCAGTGACGGATGGTATCACGATTCATCCTTTGTTGCCTGCTCAAGATCACAAGCGCATTGGTGATGGAGATACGGGACCGAATACGGGTGGAATGGGTGCTTATGCCCCTGCTCCGATCGCGACGCCTGCCTTGATGGAGCGGATTCAGCAAGAGATTCTAGAGCCAACGATCGCCGCACTGCGGCAGCAAGGGATCGACTATCGCGGCATTCTTTATGCTGGGCTGATAATTACACCAGCGGGTGATCCAAAAGTCATTGAATTTAACTGTCGCTTCGGTGATCCCGAAACTCAAGCAGTCTTACCGCTGCTCGAAACCCCGCTGGAAACCCTGTTGCTTGCTTGCGCTCAGCAGCGACTCGCTCAAATGCTTCCGCTTCAATGGAAACCGGGTGCTTCTGCCTGTGTAGTCATCGCGGCTGAGGGCTACCCTGAAACTTATAAAAAGGGCATAGCCATTCAGGGCATTGAGCAGGCTGAGGCAACGGGAGCGATCGTCTTTCATGCGGGAACGAGGCTGAAGCAGCAACTTGTTACAGATGGTGGCAGGGTTTTAGGTGTCACAGCGACCGGAGCATCTTTTGCAGAGGCGGTGTCTAGAGCGTATGATGCGGTCAACTGCATCCAGTTTGAAGGGATGTACTATCGGCGAGATATTGCTCATCGCGTCCTGAATGCCTCAGCAGAAACACCGGTGAATCTGTGA
- the ureC gene encoding urease subunit alpha: MSYRMNRRAYAETFGPTVGDRVRLADTNLIVEVERDFTTYGDEVKFGGGKVIRDGMGQSPISNANGAADAVITNALILDWWGIVKADVGIKDGKIAAIGKAGNPYIQDNIDIIIGPGTEAIAGEGMILTAGGIDTHIHFICPQQIEVAIASGITTMIGGGTGPAAGTNATTCTPGPWNLYRMLQAADAFPMNLGFLGKGNTSQPEALEEQVEAGAMGLKLHEDWGTTPATIDTCLSVADDYDIQVAIHTDTLNEAGFVEDTIAAFKGRVIHTYHTEGAGGGHAPDIIKVCGEANVLPSSTNPTRPYTLNTLEEHLDMLMVCHHLDRSIPEDVAFAESRIRRETIAAEDILHDLGAFSMLSSDSQAMGRIGEVIIRTWQTAHKMKAQRGILSEDSDRNDNHRAKRYVSKYTINPAITHGIADYVGSIEVGKLADLCLWRPAMFGVKPELVLKGGMIAWAQMGDANASIPTPQPVHMRPMFASFGGARTATSLTFMSQAGLKNDIPKLLKLQKQVVPVSNIRNLTKRDMKLNDAMPQMEVDPETYEVRADGQLLTCEPATELPMAQRYFLF, encoded by the coding sequence ATGAGCTACAGAATGAATCGCCGCGCCTATGCTGAAACCTTTGGTCCAACGGTGGGCGATCGAGTCCGGCTCGCTGATACGAATCTCATTGTTGAGGTCGAGCGGGACTTTACCACCTATGGCGATGAGGTGAAATTTGGCGGCGGTAAGGTCATCCGTGATGGCATGGGGCAGTCTCCGATCAGCAATGCAAATGGTGCGGCGGATGCAGTGATTACCAATGCACTGATTCTCGACTGGTGGGGCATTGTCAAAGCCGATGTGGGCATTAAAGATGGCAAGATTGCGGCGATCGGCAAGGCGGGCAATCCTTACATTCAAGACAATATCGATATCATCATTGGTCCTGGTACAGAGGCAATTGCAGGCGAAGGCATGATCCTCACCGCAGGCGGCATTGATACGCACATTCACTTCATCTGTCCGCAGCAAATCGAAGTGGCGATCGCATCAGGTATCACGACGATGATTGGCGGTGGCACAGGACCCGCCGCAGGCACAAACGCTACTACTTGTACGCCCGGACCCTGGAACCTTTACCGGATGCTGCAAGCGGCTGATGCATTCCCAATGAATCTGGGCTTTTTGGGCAAAGGCAATACTTCTCAACCTGAGGCGCTAGAAGAACAGGTCGAAGCAGGCGCAATGGGCTTAAAGCTGCATGAAGATTGGGGAACGACTCCAGCAACGATCGACACTTGCCTCTCAGTTGCCGATGATTATGATATTCAAGTCGCCATCCACACCGATACGCTCAACGAAGCCGGATTTGTGGAAGACACGATCGCTGCATTCAAAGGTCGCGTTATTCACACCTATCACACCGAAGGGGCAGGCGGCGGACATGCACCCGATATTATCAAAGTTTGCGGTGAGGCAAATGTGCTACCTTCTTCCACGAACCCCACCCGACCCTATACGCTGAATACGCTGGAAGAACACCTGGATATGCTGATGGTCTGCCATCACCTCGATCGCAGCATTCCAGAAGATGTAGCCTTTGCCGAATCACGGATTAGAAGGGAAACGATCGCCGCTGAAGATATTCTGCACGACCTGGGCGCGTTTAGTATGCTGTCTTCCGACTCGCAGGCAATGGGACGGATCGGGGAAGTCATTATTCGCACCTGGCAGACTGCCCATAAAATGAAGGCGCAGCGAGGCATCTTGAGTGAAGATAGCGATCGAAATGACAATCATCGCGCCAAGCGATACGTCTCGAAGTACACGATTAATCCAGCGATCACGCATGGTATTGCCGATTATGTGGGATCGATCGAAGTCGGTAAACTCGCAGATCTCTGTCTCTGGCGGCCTGCGATGTTTGGCGTTAAGCCAGAACTGGTGCTGAAAGGCGGCATGATTGCCTGGGCACAAATGGGCGACGCCAATGCCAGCATTCCCACCCCTCAACCAGTCCATATGCGCCCTATGTTTGCTAGCTTCGGCGGAGCCAGAACCGCCACATCACTCACCTTTATGTCGCAAGCAGGTTTGAAGAACGATATTCCAAAACTGCTGAAGCTGCAAAAGCAAGTAGTTCCGGTCTCGAACATTCGCAATCTCACTAAACGCGACATGAAACTGAATGATGCAATGCCTCAAATGGAAGTCGATCCTGAAACCTACGAAGTTCGCGCTGATGGGCAGCTATTGACCTGCGAACCTGCAACCGAATTACCAATGGCACAACGCTATTTCTTGTTCTAA
- a CDS encoding ATP-binding protein — protein sequence MLALLHQIRAIIARWWSEFTLQTRLMAAATLVVSLIMSGLTFWAVNTIQQDARLNDTRFGRDLGLLLAANVAPLVNDDNRTELARFSHRFYSSTSSVRYMLYADDEGNIFFGIPFSESEVQNSLTIRRRMQLPENYAENLEEPMVRQHLTPDGEVTDVFVPLNHDGHYLGVLAIGINPNPTVVTSSHLTRDVTIAVFVSIWVMVILGAVFNALTITKPIKELLFGVKNIAAGNFRQRIDLPLGGELGELILNFNEMAERLESYEEQNIEELTAEKAKLETLVSTIADGAVLLDTNMLVILTNPTAQRIFGWESTDQVLGENVLYHLPDAVKIELTRPLYQLASGHPPNEMKDGAEFRITIADPINRTVRILLTTVLDQYRDSVKGIAITVQDITREAELNEAKSHFISNVSHELRTPLFNIKSFIETLHDYGDSLSEIERREFLDTANRETDRLTRLVNDVLDLSKLESNKRYSFEAVEIIQPIEQTLRTHRLNAKDKGIELIQDIEPDLPPVFGNYDLLLQVFSNLVGNGLKFTPPGGQVAIRAHLLEPDGHELPSHVRVEVSDTGIGIDPEDQEAIFDRFFRVENRVHTLEGTGLGLSIVRNIIEKHHSRVHLVSEVGVGTTFWFDLPLFRDSASLLQELAAETHSAMHLSEASDRSLSPTFLES from the coding sequence TTGTTAGCCCTACTGCACCAGATTAGAGCAATCATCGCGCGTTGGTGGTCGGAGTTCACGCTCCAGACTCGCCTGATGGCTGCTGCGACATTAGTCGTTTCTTTGATAATGAGTGGCTTGACCTTTTGGGCAGTCAACACGATTCAGCAAGACGCTCGCTTGAACGATACACGGTTTGGACGGGACTTAGGGCTGCTCTTGGCTGCGAATGTGGCACCTCTGGTTAATGACGACAACCGTACAGAACTGGCTCGTTTTTCCCATCGGTTCTATAGCAGCACTTCGAGTGTTCGCTACATGCTCTATGCCGACGACGAAGGTAATATCTTTTTTGGCATCCCCTTCTCGGAATCGGAAGTGCAAAACTCTCTGACAATTCGCCGCCGAATGCAGCTTCCAGAAAATTACGCCGAGAATTTGGAAGAACCAATGGTGAGGCAGCATCTTACACCGGATGGCGAAGTGACAGATGTGTTTGTGCCCTTGAACCATGATGGGCACTATCTGGGCGTATTAGCGATCGGCATTAACCCCAACCCTACGGTTGTCACTTCATCTCACTTAACCCGGGATGTGACGATCGCTGTGTTTGTCTCGATCTGGGTCATGGTGATTCTGGGTGCAGTGTTCAACGCCTTGACCATTACTAAGCCCATTAAAGAACTTTTGTTTGGGGTAAAAAATATTGCCGCTGGAAACTTCAGGCAGCGAATTGATTTGCCTCTAGGTGGTGAACTGGGAGAACTGATCCTCAACTTTAATGAGATGGCGGAGCGCCTGGAAAGTTATGAGGAGCAAAACATTGAGGAACTGACCGCAGAGAAAGCGAAACTCGAAACGCTGGTTTCAACGATCGCAGATGGTGCGGTACTACTGGATACCAATATGCTGGTTATCCTGACCAATCCAACAGCGCAACGCATTTTTGGTTGGGAAAGCACTGATCAAGTTTTAGGCGAAAATGTGCTATATCATCTGCCGGATGCAGTGAAGATAGAGTTAACTCGTCCGCTCTATCAGCTTGCGTCGGGTCATCCGCCCAATGAAATGAAAGATGGTGCAGAGTTCCGCATTACCATTGCTGATCCCATTAACCGCACTGTGCGAATCTTGCTTACCACTGTTCTTGATCAATATCGGGATAGCGTCAAAGGAATTGCCATCACAGTTCAGGACATCACCCGCGAAGCAGAACTAAACGAGGCAAAGAGCCACTTCATCAGCAATGTTTCTCACGAACTGCGAACGCCGCTTTTTAATATCAAATCTTTTATTGAAACACTACATGACTATGGCGATAGCCTCAGTGAGATCGAACGACGCGAGTTTCTAGACACTGCCAATCGAGAAACCGATCGCCTCACCCGCTTGGTGAACGATGTCCTTGACTTATCTAAATTAGAGTCCAATAAACGGTATAGCTTTGAAGCAGTCGAAATTATTCAGCCGATCGAGCAAACGCTTCGTACTCACCGTCTCAATGCGAAAGATAAAGGGATTGAGCTAATTCAAGACATTGAGCCAGACCTGCCGCCCGTGTTTGGCAATTATGATTTGCTGCTGCAAGTCTTCTCGAATTTGGTTGGTAATGGCTTAAAGTTTACGCCCCCTGGAGGACAGGTCGCCATCCGTGCTCATCTGCTGGAGCCTGACGGTCATGAGCTTCCAAGCCATGTTCGGGTTGAAGTTTCTGATACGGGTATTGGCATTGATCCTGAAGATCAAGAAGCCATTTTCGATCGATTTTTCCGAGTAGAGAACCGAGTCCATACGCTTGAAGGGACAGGACTGGGGTTGTCGATCGTGCGAAACATTATTGAGAAACATCACAGCAGAGTGCATCTCGTGAGCGAGGTGGGAGTTGGAACAACCTTCTGGTTTGATCTTCCCTTGTTCCGAGATAGCGCATCTCTGCTACAAGAATTAGCAGCTGAAACTCATTCGGCGATGCACTTGTCTGAAGCCAGCGATCGATCGTTAAGCCCTACTTTTTTAGAAAGTTAA
- a CDS encoding glycosyltransferase 61 family protein, translating into MPDIASQAIDLLALEQYAAVVDLCTQTIAANPDLLTAYWYLGLAYLLQGEEAEAQATWILVLADAEPQSTDAAIDELLGILLSEAKRLGGKPHLQEYIYKQVLEISAEPSEIYLALGKVIAVQGRLDEAIDLWQQAVQARPSWADPYEELGEVWQKVGQIAEAIEAYSQAVQLRSQWKTHYNLGLCLSQVGRWQEASDQFRRTLDLKPDFAPAWGDLGGALLQQGQWQDAIDCLIAAVCHHSTFAQQYCAWATALTSAQQPQLNAQFLHLLQTQASAAEILQSLQTLFSASRVSASPPPCIPLYSSASPEGYYETTQDWATATQAPGYKTLDPSSLLPLIPPKSVDCSIHFSFRFGTNVPLPGAFVVEIPEGQFWLNADESSCAVLTAEQQLLGDLSPEFPLLSPGHPDKHPSQHSLFQQEILPPAYQMEGTIAVLAGLMNGMYFHWMFDVLPRLDLLRRSGIDFNKIDGFVVSHHLPFQRETLQLLGIPASKILEPQLCSRIQASQLIVPSFPAVPAWMPKWACEFLRSTFLRSNVREGGRRLYVSRHLTANRRIINEAEIIDFLSELGFQIVTLESLSVLEQAALLADAKVVISPHGGGLTNLVFCSPGTKVIEIFSPKFVYPCYWLVSNLVNLEYYYLLGKIPEGEYLHQLLYSNPRLEDIFVDLGELKQLLHQADVM; encoded by the coding sequence ATGCCTGACATTGCATCCCAGGCGATCGATCTTCTTGCCTTAGAACAATATGCAGCGGTGGTTGATCTCTGCACTCAAACCATTGCTGCGAATCCTGATTTGCTAACGGCTTACTGGTATCTAGGGCTTGCTTATCTGCTTCAGGGAGAGGAGGCAGAAGCTCAGGCAACCTGGATACTGGTACTTGCAGATGCTGAGCCGCAAAGTACGGACGCCGCGATCGATGAATTGCTCGGCATCTTGCTCTCTGAAGCAAAACGGTTGGGCGGCAAGCCTCATCTTCAAGAGTATATCTACAAGCAGGTGTTGGAAATCTCTGCTGAGCCGAGCGAAATATATCTTGCTTTGGGTAAGGTGATCGCAGTACAGGGCAGATTGGATGAGGCGATCGACCTCTGGCAGCAGGCAGTTCAGGCACGACCAAGCTGGGCAGATCCCTATGAAGAACTGGGCGAAGTTTGGCAGAAAGTAGGGCAGATTGCAGAGGCGATCGAGGCATATAGTCAGGCTGTGCAACTTCGCTCTCAATGGAAGACGCACTATAATCTTGGACTTTGTTTGTCGCAGGTTGGACGATGGCAGGAGGCAAGCGACCAATTTCGCCGAACCCTTGATCTGAAGCCTGATTTTGCACCAGCCTGGGGGGATTTAGGCGGAGCATTGCTGCAACAGGGACAGTGGCAAGACGCGATCGATTGCTTGATTGCTGCCGTTTGTCATCACTCAACTTTTGCTCAACAATATTGTGCCTGGGCAACAGCCCTCACATCAGCGCAACAGCCTCAGCTCAATGCCCAATTCCTCCACCTTCTCCAAACTCAAGCTTCGGCAGCAGAGATCTTGCAGTCCCTCCAAACCCTTTTTTCCGCTTCCCGTGTCTCTGCGTCTCCCCCTCCTTGCATCCCTCTTTATTCCTCCGCATCCCCTGAAGGCTACTACGAAACGACCCAGGACTGGGCAACTGCAACTCAAGCACCTGGCTATAAAACACTTGATCCGTCTAGCCTGCTGCCACTCATTCCACCCAAATCAGTTGATTGTTCAATTCACTTTAGCTTCCGCTTTGGCACAAACGTACCGCTGCCCGGAGCTTTTGTCGTTGAAATTCCTGAAGGACAATTTTGGTTAAATGCAGATGAAAGTAGCTGTGCGGTTTTGACGGCGGAGCAGCAGCTATTAGGGGATTTGTCGCCCGAGTTTCCGTTACTCAGCCCCGGGCATCCAGATAAACATCCGAGTCAGCATTCCTTATTTCAGCAAGAGATCTTGCCACCTGCATATCAGATGGAAGGAACGATCGCAGTTCTGGCAGGGCTGATGAATGGGATGTATTTTCACTGGATGTTTGATGTACTGCCACGGTTAGATTTGCTGCGTCGGAGCGGCATTGATTTCAACAAGATTGATGGATTTGTGGTCAGTCATCATTTGCCCTTTCAACGAGAGACGCTGCAACTGCTTGGCATTCCAGCCTCAAAGATTTTGGAACCTCAGCTATGTTCTCGCATTCAAGCGAGTCAGCTCATTGTGCCTTCATTTCCGGCGGTTCCTGCCTGGATGCCCAAATGGGCTTGTGAGTTTTTGCGATCGACGTTTTTGCGATCGAATGTTCGAGAGGGGGGTAGGCGGCTTTATGTGAGTCGGCATTTGACCGCGAATCGGAGAATTATTAATGAGGCAGAAATTATTGATTTTCTATCTGAGCTAGGGTTTCAGATTGTTACGCTTGAGTCGCTTTCTGTATTGGAGCAAGCAGCTCTATTAGCGGATGCGAAAGTTGTGATCTCACCGCATGGCGGCGGATTAACAAACTTAGTTTTTTGCAGCCCGGGAACGAAGGTGATTGAAATCTTTTCACCAAAATTTGTCTATCCTTGTTACTGGCTCGTCAGCAATCTTGTTAATTTGGAATATTACTATTTGCTCGGTAAAATCCCTGAGGGTGAATATCTACATCAACTGTTGTATTCAAATCCTCGATTGGAAGATATTTTTGTGGATTTGGGAGAGCTAAAGCAACTGTTGCATCAGGCTGATGTCATGTAG
- a CDS encoding acetolactate synthase large subunit: MNTARLLVQCLENEGVEYVFGLPGEENLHMLQALKDSSIQFITTRHEQGAAFMADVYGRLTGKAGVCLSTLGPGATNLMTGVADANLDRAPLVAITGQVGTDRMHIESHQYLDLVAMFSPVTKWNTQIVRPSITPEVVRKAFKLAQTEKPGAVHIDLPENIAAMTVDGHPLRPDAREKVYASFNSIERAAAAIREAKNPVILVGNGAIRARASEVLTTFAEQLNIPVVNTFMGKGVIPYQHPLALWAVGLQQRDYISCGFDNTDLVICVGYDLIEYSPKRWNPTGETPIVHIDMTPAEVDQSYIPLAEVVGDICDSLEEIAKRVDRTGKPNPYAIGLRAEIQSDYEEYAKDDGFPLKPQKIIYDLRQVMGPEDIVISDVGAHKMWMARHYHCDRPNTCLISNGFAAMGIAIPGAVAAKLVAPTRKVVAVTGDGGFMMNAQELETALRIGTPFVTIIFNDGGYGLIEWKQLNHFGESNFVHFTNPDFVKLAESMGLKGYRVESSLDFIPILKDALAQSVPAVIDCPVDYRENLRFSQKSGDLTCSI; the protein is encoded by the coding sequence ATGAATACTGCTCGGTTGCTGGTGCAATGTCTGGAGAATGAAGGGGTTGAGTATGTGTTTGGGTTGCCTGGAGAAGAAAATCTCCACATGTTGCAGGCACTAAAAGATTCTTCGATTCAGTTCATTACCACCCGACATGAGCAGGGAGCCGCTTTTATGGCGGATGTGTATGGTCGGTTAACAGGGAAGGCGGGCGTTTGCCTATCAACGCTGGGTCCGGGTGCCACAAACCTGATGACGGGTGTTGCAGATGCCAACCTCGATCGCGCTCCTTTGGTCGCAATTACGGGGCAGGTAGGAACCGATCGAATGCATATTGAATCGCACCAATACCTGGATCTGGTGGCGATGTTTAGTCCAGTGACGAAATGGAATACGCAAATTGTGCGTCCCAGCATCACGCCAGAGGTTGTGCGGAAAGCCTTTAAGCTGGCTCAAACGGAGAAGCCTGGAGCCGTCCATATTGATCTGCCGGAAAACATTGCGGCGATGACAGTGGATGGGCATCCTTTGCGTCCTGATGCCCGGGAAAAAGTATATGCGTCTTTTAACAGCATTGAACGTGCCGCTGCTGCGATTCGTGAGGCAAAAAATCCAGTCATTTTGGTGGGAAATGGGGCAATCCGAGCGCGGGCGAGTGAAGTGCTAACCACGTTTGCCGAGCAACTGAACATTCCAGTTGTAAATACCTTCATGGGCAAAGGCGTTATTCCCTATCAGCATCCGCTGGCGCTGTGGGCAGTAGGCTTGCAGCAGCGAGATTATATTAGCTGTGGGTTTGATAATACTGATTTAGTCATTTGCGTTGGCTATGACCTAATTGAGTATTCACCGAAACGCTGGAATCCAACTGGGGAAACGCCGATCGTTCATATTGACATGACTCCGGCAGAAGTTGACCAAAGCTACATCCCGCTGGCAGAAGTGGTTGGTGATATCTGTGACTCACTTGAAGAGATTGCGAAGCGGGTTGATCGGACAGGTAAACCTAACCCTTATGCGATCGGGCTACGAGCTGAGATTCAGTCTGACTACGAAGAATATGCCAAAGATGATGGCTTTCCGCTAAAGCCCCAGAAGATTATCTATGATCTGCGGCAGGTAATGGGGCCCGAAGATATTGTGATCTCGGATGTGGGAGCACATAAGATGTGGATGGCGCGGCATTATCACTGCGATCGTCCCAACACTTGCTTGATTTCAAACGGCTTTGCAGCAATGGGTATTGCAATTCCGGGCGCGGTTGCGGCGAAACTGGTGGCTCCAACGCGTAAAGTGGTTGCTGTGACGGGCGATGGCGGTTTTATGATGAATGCTCAAGAACTGGAAACAGCGCTGAGAATTGGTACTCCGTTTGTCACCATTATTTTTAACGACGGTGGTTATGGCTTAATTGAGTGGAAGCAGCTTAACCATTTTGGTGAATCCAACTTTGTCCACTTTACAAATCCTGATTTTGTCAAACTGGCAGAAAGCATGGGTTTGAAAGGCTATCGGGTGGAATCGAGCCTTGATTTTATTCCCATATTGAAAGACGCTTTGGCTCAATCTGTTCCAGCAGTGATCGACTGCCCGGTAGATTATCGAGAAAACTTGCGCTTCAGCCAGAAATCAGGGGATTTGACCTGCTCGATCTAA
- a CDS encoding Uma2 family endonuclease produces MSEIDRPTTLIEYPESNGEPMTESDPTRDYLIYCVEALDVFFHSRRQVYVSGGLCIYYEQGDPRSVVSPDVFVVFGVSKHKRRVYKTWKEGKLPSFVLEVTSEMTRKQDEIDKPQIYASLGIQEYFQYDPTGDYLMPQLKGARLVNGVYQPLAGIHLVDDTFSIHSKILGLDLRLLTPQPSFLSIVADPDTQPKELRFFDPQTGERLLSHREAEEARQEAEQARLEAEQEFVVEAQARRAAVPRLLALGLPIEKISETLSLSIEEVKTIMGH; encoded by the coding sequence ATGAGTGAGATCGATCGTCCGACAACCCTAATTGAATATCCAGAATCCAATGGAGAGCCAATGACGGAGAGTGATCCCACCCGTGATTATTTGATCTACTGTGTTGAAGCACTCGATGTTTTTTTTCACAGTCGGCGACAGGTCTATGTTTCAGGCGGTTTGTGCATTTATTATGAGCAGGGAGATCCGCGATCGGTTGTATCGCCGGATGTATTTGTAGTGTTTGGGGTCAGCAAGCATAAGCGCAGGGTTTATAAAACCTGGAAGGAAGGAAAGCTTCCTTCGTTTGTGCTGGAAGTGACCTCAGAAATGACGCGGAAACAGGATGAAATCGATAAACCTCAAATTTATGCAAGTTTGGGGATTCAGGAGTATTTTCAGTACGATCCAACAGGCGATTATTTAATGCCTCAATTGAAGGGAGCACGTTTAGTCAATGGGGTTTATCAACCTTTAGCTGGAATTCATCTTGTAGATGATACGTTCTCCATTCACAGCAAAATATTGGGGTTAGATCTGCGGTTATTAACCCCGCAACCCTCGTTTCTTAGCATTGTTGCTGATCCTGATACCCAGCCCAAAGAACTGCGCTTTTTTGATCCGCAAACTGGAGAAAGATTGTTGAGCCATCGAGAAGCAGAGGAAGCAAGACAGGAAGCAGAACAAGCCAGATTGGAAGCAGAGCAAGAATTCGTTGTAGAAGCACAAGCTCGCAGAGCCGCAGTTCCCCGACTCTTAGCACTCGGCTTACCCATTGAGAAAATTTCTGAGACTCTAAGTTTGTCTATTGAAGAAGTAAAAACAATTATGGGTCACTAA
- a CDS encoding NAD-dependent succinate-semialdehyde dehydrogenase — protein sequence MGIASINPATGETIKTFEPLTDDAIANALDHAQQTFEHYRRTDFAQRSEWLHHAAKILLAERDHYGKIMTQEMGKPIGAAMTEVEKCAAVCRFYADRAAEFLQDTVISTDAGKSFVRYQPLGIVLAVMPWNFPFWQVFRFAAPALMAGNVGILKHASNVPQSALAIEEILLNAGFPKGAFQTLLVGADKVAQIVKDDRVKAATLTGSEGAGASLASAAGTQIKKTVLELGGSDPFIVLESADLEAAVATAVTARMINNGQSCIAAKRFIVQESIAGQFTEKLIAKYRALKIGDPMQPETEIGPLATPGIFKDLEQQVQAYVAQGGKILVGGDSHQVPTKAIVSLQKGNFYPPTILAGLSADAPICQEEFFGPVAMLFSVPDIDAAIRLANDTPFGLGASAWTQNPEEIDRLINEIEAGSVFINAMVKSDPRLPFGGIKRSGYGRELGVEGIREFVNIKTVWVK from the coding sequence ATGGGTATTGCAAGCATTAATCCGGCAACGGGGGAAACGATCAAAACCTTTGAGCCGCTGACCGATGACGCAATCGCCAATGCGTTGGATCATGCCCAACAGACGTTTGAGCACTATCGCCGTACAGACTTTGCTCAGCGATCGGAATGGTTGCATCATGCCGCAAAGATTTTACTAGCGGAGCGCGATCACTACGGCAAGATTATGACTCAGGAGATGGGAAAGCCGATCGGGGCGGCGATGACTGAGGTTGAAAAATGTGCCGCAGTTTGCCGCTTTTATGCTGATCGCGCCGCTGAGTTTTTGCAAGATACCGTGATTTCCACAGATGCGGGAAAAAGCTTTGTGCGGTATCAACCCCTCGGCATTGTTCTAGCAGTAATGCCCTGGAATTTCCCGTTTTGGCAGGTGTTTCGCTTTGCAGCTCCGGCTTTAATGGCGGGCAATGTGGGGATTCTCAAACATGCCTCAAACGTACCGCAATCAGCGCTGGCGATCGAAGAAATTCTGTTAAATGCTGGATTTCCAAAAGGTGCATTTCAGACGCTGCTAGTGGGTGCAGATAAAGTGGCGCAAATTGTGAAAGACGATCGGGTGAAAGCCGCTACATTAACCGGAAGCGAAGGTGCAGGAGCCAGTCTTGCCAGTGCTGCCGGGACACAAATTAAAAAAACAGTGCTGGAGTTGGGGGGTAGCGACCCCTTTATTGTGCTAGAAAGTGCTGACTTGGAAGCTGCTGTTGCAACTGCTGTGACTGCCCGGATGATCAACAATGGTCAATCTTGCATTGCCGCAAAACGGTTTATTGTGCAGGAGTCGATCGCGGGGCAGTTCACCGAAAAGCTAATCGCCAAATATCGTGCTCTCAAGATCGGTGATCCGATGCAGCCTGAAACCGAGATTGGACCGCTGGCAACTCCGGGAATCTTTAAAGACCTGGAACAGCAAGTGCAGGCTTATGTCGCACAAGGGGGAAAGATTTTAGTAGGTGGCGATTCACATCAGGTGCCTACAAAGGCGATCGTCTCGCTGCAAAAGGGTAATTTCTATCCACCGACAATTCTGGCAGGGCTTTCTGCCGATGCCCCGATTTGTCAGGAGGAATTTTTTGGTCCGGTGGCAATGCTGTTTTCTGTTCCCGATATTGATGCGGCGATTCGCCTTGCCAACGATACGCCATTCGGTTTAGGCGCGAGTGCCTGGACACAGAACCCTGAAGAGATCGATCGCCTGATCAATGAGATTGAAGCAGGATCAGTCTTTATCAACGCAATGGTCAAATCTGATCCACGTTTACCCTTTGGTGGTATCAAGCGATCGGGATATGGACGTGAACTTGGCGTTGAGGGAATTCGGGAGTTTGTGAATATCAAGACGGTTTGGGTGAAGTGA